The Misgurnus anguillicaudatus chromosome 21, ASM2758022v2, whole genome shotgun sequence genome includes a window with the following:
- the LOC141353094 gene encoding cadherin-1-like translates to MWLGVIIFLCQVFSCGFAESSSCTPGFDSESFVFKVHRDHLHRGQRLGRVTFNSCDVRSRSVFQSDDKRFSVRTDGSVRLKTPVTLHDGYMMFDVHVWDSSDMKHTTSVRVECTAHHHEDHHINTAVNITPQMNSFPDDLIVRFPRSSAGLKRSKRGWVIPPMREIENKKGPFPQFLAQVSKHNEYIVHY, encoded by the exons ATGTGGTTAGGGGTTATTATCTTTCTTTGTCAG GTATTTTCATGTGGATTTGCGGAGTCGTCGTCATGCACACCTGGATTTGATTCAGAGTCGTTTGTGTTTAAAGTGCACAGAGATCATCTTCACAGAGGACAAAGACTAGGAAGAG TAACATTCAATAGCTGTGATGTAAGATCAAGATCAGTCTTTCAGTCGGATGACAAGCGGTTCAGTGTGAGAACAGATGGAAGTGTAAGACTGAAGACACCGGTGACTCTTCATGATGGATATATGATGTTTGATGTACACGTTTGGGACTCCAGTGATATGAAGCACACAACATCTGTCAGAGTTGAATGTACTGCTCACCATCATGAAGATCATCACATAAATACTGCGGTGAACATCACACCACAG ATGAATTCTTTCCCTGATGATTTGATCGTGAGGTTTCCAAGGTCTTCAGCAGGTCTAAAGAGATCAAAGAGAGGTTGGGTTATTCCACCGATGCGAGAAATTGAAAACAAAAAAGGTCCTTTCCCACAATTTCTGGCTCAGGTGAGTAAACATAATGAATATATTGTACACTATTGA
- the LOC141353237 gene encoding cadherin-1-like, protein MWLGVIIFLCQVFSCGFAESSSCTPGFDSESFVFKVHRDHLHRGKTIGRVIFNACDVRSRSGFQSGDKRFSVRTDGSVRLKTPVTFHDGYMMFDVHVWDSSDMKHTTSVRVECTAHHHEDHHMNTAVNITQQMKSFSDDLIVRFPRSSAGLKRSKRGWVIPPLQESEKIGPFPKFLAQIKSIYVAVTYSITGEGADLPPLGLFTCDRRSGSVYVTQPLDREKKASYKLIAHAVGEGGVKEKSMEIIVDVIDMNDNKSQFTQNPFNGNVPDAAPKDYEFMTVTATDADDPETDNAEIRYKIISQDPPSPNPNMFDINAVTGGIRVNSEGLNREKFPKYTLVIQAADMKGDGYTTSGTAVIIVTDSNDNPPQFDQETYTVSVPENQVGVEVANLTVTDGDEPGSPAWSTKYKIISGDGGVFNISTGPSQLEGIITTVKPLDYEKTKQYILSVIVENDDPFVGSLPTSTATVTVNVEDVNEPPVFNPKEKHIIKPEDVVLKVFDEQNLYQDSRIKVIVCDCKAESVVCSETRAAGLLLSGVVRIFTLFGLLCIFVLVFDFL, encoded by the exons ATGTGGTTAGGAGTTATTATCTTCCTCTGTCAG GTATTTTCATGTGGATTTGCGGAGTCGTCGTCATGCACACCTGGATTTGATTCAGAGTCGTTTGTGTTCAAAGTGCACAGAGATCATCTTCACAGAGGAAAAACAATAGGAAGAG tAATCTTCAATGCCTGTGATGTAAGATCAAGATCAGGCTTTCAGTCGGGGGACAAGCGGTTCAGTGTGAGAACAGATGGAAGTGTAAGACTGAAGACACCGGTGACTTTTCATGATGGATATATGATGTTTGATGTACACGTTTGGGACTCCAGTGATATGAAGCACACAACATCTGTCAGAGTTGAATGTACTGCTCACCATCATGAAGATCATCACATGAATACTGCCGTGAACATCACACAACAG aTGAAATCTTTCTCTGATGATTTGATCGTGAGGTTTCCAAGGTCTTCAGCAGGTCTAAAGAGATCAAAGAGAGGTTGGGTTATTCCACCACTGCAAGaatctgaaaaaataggtccTTTCCCCAAATTTCTGGCTCAG ATAAAGTCAATTTATGTTGCAGTGACGTACAGTATCACAGGTGAAGGAGCAGATCTGCCACCTTTGGGTCTTTTCACATGTGATAGACGTTCAGGATCTGTTTATGTGACGCAGCCACTCGACAGAGAGAAAAAAGCTTCATATAAa CTCATCGCTCATGCTGTTGGAGAAGGAGGCGTaaaagagaagtcaatggaaatcATTGTTGATGTGATTGATATGAATGATAATAAATCTCAGTTTACACAAAATCCTTTTAATGGAAATGTTCCTGATGCTGCTCCTAAAG ATTATGAGTTTATGACGGTCACAGCCACTGATGCAGATGATCCAGAAACTGATAATGCTGAAATCAGATACAAAATTATCAGCCAAGATCCACCATCACCAAATCCAAATATGTTTGACATCAATGCTGTAACCGGAGGGATTCGTGTGAACAGTGAAGGTCTGAATAGAGAG AAATTTCCCAAATATACTTTGGTCATTCAGGCTGCAGACATGAAAGGAGATGGATATACAACGTCCGGCACAGCTGTTATTATTGTCACTGACAGCAATGATAATCCACCTCAATTTGATCAAGAAACG tacaCTGTATCTGTCCCAGAGAATCAAGTTGGAGTTGAAGTTGCCAACCTCACAGTTACTGATGGAGATGAACCTGGATCACCTGCCTGGTCAACTAAGTATAAGATTATCAGTGGTGATGGAGGAGTTTTTAATATCAGTACTGGACCCAGTCAGCTGGAGGGAATCATCACCACTGTGAAG CCGCTGGACTATGAGAAGACCAAGCAGTACATTTTGTCTGTGATTGTTGAGAACGATGATCCGTTTGTCGGCTCTTTGCCCACCTCCACCGCCACAGTCACTGTCAATGTTGAGGATGTGAACGAGCCTCCGGTGTTTAATCCAAAGGAGAAGCACATTATTAAACCTGAAGATGTAGTCCTGAAAGTTTTTGATGAGCAGAATCTGTATCAGGACAGCCGGATTAAAGTGATCGTGTGTGACTGTAAGGCAGAAAGCGTTGTGTGCAGTGAGACGCGGGCGGCTGGTTTGCTCCTATCTGGAGTTGTCAGAATCTTCACCCTCTTTGGTTTGCTGTGTATATTTGTTTTGGTGTttgattttctttaa
- the LOC141353238 gene encoding B-cadherin-like, whose product MTFNDCFLKWPKYTLIIQAADQQGTGFPTDGTAVIIVTDSNDNPPQFEPETYTVSVPENQVGVEVAKLTVTDGDEPGSPAWSTKYKIISGDKLGVFNISTGPSQLEGIITTVKPLDYEKTKQYILSVIVENDDPFVGPLPTSTATVTVNVEDVNEPPVFNPKEKYIIKPENVPVGSDLVAFTATDPDIGRAQKLTYRIGSDPAGFLSVIEDTGMIKVKSLMDRESIEVKDGKYTAIILAVDNDETARATGTGTLIIELEDVNDNAPYINEREIKICNQEAPPVLLSITDKDLHPNAGPFSVETQGDTMKNWTAKMNDSGTGIELILKSTLESGVYNVVLRVFDEQKLYQDTSVKATVCECKGESVVCNETRTARLSLSIIIRIICTIVALVSISFLLVYFMRPQICFGQGSL is encoded by the exons ATGACATTTAATGATTGTTTCTTA AAATGGCCCAAATATACTTTGATCATTCAGGCTGCAGACCAGCAAGGAACTGGTTTCCCAACAGATGGCACAGCTGTTATTATTGTCACTGACAGCAATGATAATCCACCTCAATTTGAGCCAGAAACG tacaCTGTATCTGTCCCAGAGAATCAAGTTGGAGTTGAAGTGGCCAAACTCACAGTTACTGATGGAGATGAACCTGGATCACCTGCCTGGTCAACTAAGTATAAGATTATCAGTGGTGACAAATTAGGAGTTTTTAATATCAGTACTGGACCCAGTCAGCTGGAGGGAATCATCACCACTGTGAAG CCGCTGGACTACGAGAAGACCAAGCAGTACATTTTGTCTGTGATTGTTGAGAACGATGATCCGTTTGTCGGCCCTTTGCCCACCTCCACCGCCACAGTCACTGTCAATGTTGAGGATGTGAATGAGCCTCCGGTGTTTAATCCAAAGGAGAAGTACATTATTAAACCTGAAAATGTTCCTGTTGGTAGTGACTTGGTTGCTTTTACAGCCACTGATCCAGACATTGGAAGAGCACAGAAGTTAAC GTACAGAATCGGCAGTGATCCCGCTGGCTTTCTCAGTGTCATTGAAGATACGGGAATGATCAAAGTCAAGAGTCTTATGGACAGAGAATCTATCGAGGTCAAAGATGGCAAATACACAGCCATCATTCTGGCCGTTGATAATGATG AAACCGCCAGAGCGACCGGCACAGGAACCCTGATCATTGAGCTGGAGGATGTGAATGATAACGCTCCCTATATTAATGAAAGAGAAATAAAGATCTGTAATCAAGAGGCGCCTCCAGTCCTCCTCTCCATCACTGATAAAGACTTACATCCCAACGCTGGACCCTTTAGTGTTGAAACTCAGGGagacacaatgaaaaactgGACTGCCAAGATGAATGATTCAG GAACCGGCATTGAGCTGATCCTTAAATCTACGCTGGAGTCTGGCGTCTACAATGTAGTCCTGAGAGTTTTCGATGAACAGAAGTTGTATCAGGACACCTCGGTAAAAGCGACCGTGTGTGAGTGTAAGGGTGAAAGTGTTGTATGCAATGAGACGCGGACGGCTAGGTTGTCGCTGTCTATAATTATCAGAATCATTTGCACCATTGTGGCTCTGGTTTCTATATCCTTTTTATTGGTATATTTTATGAGACCACAGATTTGTTTTGGTCAAGGTAGTCTTTGA